The Malassezia japonica chromosome 8, complete sequence genome includes a window with the following:
- the GDT1 gene encoding GCR1-dependent translation factor 1 (TransMembrane:5 (i85-110o116-133i214-233o253-279i286-306o); EggNog:ENOG503NV4V; COG:S; BUSCO:EOG092646CB), giving the protein MSSVASSAASAWSSAVSAASSAPVVPVATHAESVLADALLLRVHLTRADVAGFIKSFTITTISEIGDKTFLTSAILAMRHPPVTVFWGSWSAMICMSTLSSLMGAVLPALLSHRGALTISALLFLGFGAVTLFRGLQMRGDELGEEWKETQDEIRADEQEHELDELERGDTSDVYPNFTLYPSQTSTLQRASEALHATPKTSMSAFVREGARNLCGLCFSPVFSQAFLLNFLGEWGDRSQITTMALAATHRTAIVAVGTSLAHLVCVAIAVTAGAMLAARLSVKHLTLGGAVLFLVFGASSAYQAWHEAPPS; this is encoded by the exons AtgagcagcgtcgcgagcagcgcggcgagtgcctggagcagcgccgtgagcgcagcgagcagTGCGCCTGTGGTGCCTGTTGCAACGCATGCGGAGAGTGTGCTGGCGGATGCGCTTCTTTTGCGTGTGCACCtgacgcgcgccgacgttgCGGGCTTTATCAAGAGCTTTACCATTACCACG ATTTCCGAAATTGGCGACAAGACGTTCCTTACGAGTGCCATCCTCGCGATGCGCCATCCCCCAGTGACCGTGTTTTGGGGCAGCTGGTCGGCGATGATTTGCATGTCGACGCTCTCGAGCCTCATGGGCGCCGTGCTCCCTGCGCTCCTCTcgcaccgcggcgcactcACCATCTCTGCGCTGCTGTTCCTTGGCTTTGGTGCGGTCACGCTCTTCCGCGGTCTGCAGATGCGCGGCGATGAGCTCGGCGAAGAGTGGAAAGAGACCCAGGACGAGATCCgggccgacgagcaggagcacgagctcgacgagctcgagcgcggcgacacGTCGGACGTATACCCCAACTTCACGCTGTATCCCAGCCAAACCagcacgctgcagcgcgcatccgaggcgctgcatgcgACGCCAAAAACGTCCATGTCCGCCTTTGTGCGAGAAGGCGCACGGAACCTGTGTGGCCTGTGCTTTAGCCCGGTGTTTTCCCAGGCGTTCCTCCTGAACTTTCTCGGCGAGTGGGGCGACCGCTCGCAGATTACGACgatggcgctcgcggcgacgcaccgcACCGCCATTGTCGCTGTCGGCACGAGCCTCGCGCATTTGGTGTGCGTCGCGATCGCCGtcacggccggcgccatgctcgccgcgcgcctgaGCGTCAAGCACCTCACGCTCGGAGGAGCGGTCCTCTTTTTAGTGTTTggcgcaagctcggcatACCAAGCATggcacgaggcgccgcctaGCTAG
- a CDS encoding uncharacterized protein (COG:S; EggNog:ENOG503NUAE; TransMembrane:1 (o566-583i)) — protein MQAPRPMDAPGVGSTALHDPRNTLIGEDILVCELPWGVGEGKTPDGMHRVYALLGTVLVSDDGSKPVALGEAPPQDAQGEGQAQGDTLLSFSEWKEKHLENERQQKAKSKQRDKARERSSARTSSATDAPTSSPAPESVTASAPEVPTPAHHESPPPSEPPQPPPPPPEADKPPPLILAAENAPEALAKLKHRWNYASLDCAAVLHQANPSAKFASAILSEKKDRYMLSPCRTPKREGQFVVVELCQHIRIDTIVLANLEFFSSMFKLFSVRASTDLHAPEHEWRTLGHFRARNVRGPQVFTLSAVPHSYYRFLRIDFLEHYGSEYYCPVSLLRVYGRNEREDADEEIDEDDGEADEADEDWEPNYSCDIHVATIRGRIQMCPAHAPSIWPCVCVPRPVSHAPVAPSKPTLATNVSALADAPPQPTPAMLNVPANATSTPAPSNHTRTTTKPADAKASEKANPGSESIFRTITKRLAALESNTSLSMQYLQLSSQVLRDKLTELEQSQETRITQLLSSLNTTYTQQLHAFMDEHRTALKQREAAAADLATRVQQLAHELVYEKRRGFAQLVLLFVLLLLLIATRSSAALPVRTRTGSYPPVHTPRATMGSPLGRVFSPFRASPPLQDSSEVVAALEHAALEHDMARGPERPPLQRVQETALPARPVTSVKFPHLRGTATPSPRRAWRRVRRARRDGHERRSSQSSYAPSSEWSDGEGSVHM, from the coding sequence ATGCAGGCACCGCGACCGATGGACGCGCCGGGCGTGGGAAGcaccgcgctgcacgaTCCGCGGAATACGCTCATCGGCGAGGATATCCTAGTGTGCGAGCTGCCGtggggcgtcggcgagggAAAGACGCCCGACGGCATGCACCGCGTCTATGCCCTGCTCGGCACAGTGCTCGTCTCGGACGACGGGTCAAAGCcggtcgccctcggcgaggcTCCGCCGCAGGACGCGCAAGGCGAGGGGCAGGCGCAAGGAGATACGCTCCTCTCTTTCTCCGAGTGGAAGGAAAAGCACCTCGAAAACGAACGCCAGCAAAAGGCCAAGTCAAAACAGCgcgacaaggcgcgcgagcgcagcagcgcaaggacctCGTCTGCGACGGACGCGCCGACATCGTCCCCGGCGCCAGAGTCAGTCACGGCATCGGCGCCAGAAGTGCCGACACCAGCGCACCAcgagtcgccgccgcccagcgagccgccgcagccgccgccgccgccgcccgaggcggacaagccgccgccgctgatCCTTGCGGCAGAAAATGCGCCAGAAGCCCTCGCTAAGCTCAAGCACCGATGGAACTATGCGTCGCTGgactgcgccgccgtcttGCACCAGGCGAACCCGTCGGCAAAGTTTGCATCGGCGATCCTCAGCGAAAAGAAGGACCGCTACATGCTGTCGCCCTGCCGCACGCCCAAGCGCGAGGGACAGTttgtcgtcgtcgagctgtGCCAGCACATCCGCATCGACACGATCGTCCTGGCCAACCTCGAGTTTTTTAGCAGCATGTTTAAGCTGTTTTCCGTGCGTGCCTCGACGGATCTCCACGCGCCGGAGCACGAGTGGCGGACGCTGGGGCACTTTCGCGCGCGCAATGTGCGTGGGCCGCAGGTCTTTACGCtcagcgccgtgccgcacTCGTACTACCGCTTCCTGCGCATCGATTTTCTTGAGCACTACGGCAGCGAGTACTACTGCCCGGTCAGCCTCTTGCGTGTCTATGGCCGgaacgagcgcgaggatgccgacgaggagatcgacgaggacgacggcgaggcggacgaggcggacgaggacTGGGAGCCCAACTATTCCTGCGATATCCACGTCGCAACGATCCGCGGCCGCATCCAAATGTgccctgcgcacgctccgtCGATCTGGCCGTGTGTGTGTGTACCGCGCCCCGTGTCGcacgcgccggtcgcgccAAGCAAGCCCACACTCGCGACCAATgtctcggcgctcgcggatgcgccgccgcagccgacgccggccatGCTGAACGTACCTGCAAATGCCACAAGCACGCCGGCCCCGTCGAACCACACGCGTACGACGACCAAGCCGGCAGACGCCAAAGCCTCGGAAAAGGCCAACCCCGGGAGCGAGTCCATCTTCCGTACGATTAccaagcgcctcgctgcgcttgAGTCCAACACCAGTCTCAGCATGCAGTACCTGCAGCTCAGCAGCCAGGTCCTCCGCGACAagctcaccgagctcgaACAGTCCCAAGAGACACGGATCACGCAGCTGCTCTCGTCGCTCAACACGACCTATACCCAGCAGCTCCATGCGTTTATGGACGAGCACCGCACCGCGCTCAAGCAACGCgaagcggccgccgccgatctCGCGACACGcgtccagcagctcgcgcacgagctcgtgtACGAAAAGCGGCGGGGgttcgcgcagctcgtcctgctcTTTGTGCTCTTGCTGCTGCTCAttgcgacgcgcagctcggcggcactgccggtgcgcacgcgcaccggcTCCTATCCGCCCGTGCACACACCCCGTGCGACGATGGGCAGCCCTCTTGGGCGTGTTTTTTCGCCATtccgcgcctcgccgccgctccaGGACTCGTCCGAAGTCGTTGCGGCTCTcgagcacgctgcgctcgagcacgatATGGCACGCGGTCCCGAGCGCCCGCCGCTCCAGCGCGTCCAGGagacggcgctgccggcACGCCCGGTGACCTCGGTCAAGTTTCCGCACCTGCGCggcaccgcgacgccgtcgccgcggcgtgcgtggcggcgtgtgcgccgcgcccgccgcgacggccacgagcgccgctcgtcgcagTCGAGCTACGCCCCGAGCTCGGAATGGAGCGATGGGGAGGGATCTGTACATATGTAG
- a CDS encoding glucan 1,3-beta-glucosidase (COG:G; SECRETED:SignalP(1-21); CAZy:GH5; EggNog:ENOG503NV8Y) produces the protein MFSKSSFLVLVLSAFTALASAGGTNDTLAQKHATRGMDGVRHVPHVQRMERLAPRAGPKLRFNYGQDKVRGVSVGGWLVIENFITPSIYQSANDNRVIDEWSFAKYVDHDQAVSTLRDHYDNFVTEKDFEEIASYGLNHVRVPFPYWGVKTYKGDPYLKVNQYDKLKEAAGWAKNHNLKMVIELHTVPGGANPYDHGGHTNHSNWLGNDKYEGRTLEILQELSSEFSQSKYSAVSAISLVNEPNGDVEKIRNFYQRGYNVVRSPDNDQSNLLVIIGDSFLNPAQNDYWHNKMQPPKYQGVAVDTHVYRLFDPSSIALSQDDRISYYCSLKGGFQNANSQLWSMVAEWSPAFTDCAPGLNGRFQGSRYEGSFPGSTRRGSCKNKSGNANNFSDGFKKNLKKNWEAQADAYEGGLGWIMWTWKTEHHNADDWSYRAGVKNGWIPRDPTHRSFSC, from the coding sequence ATGTTTAGCAAGTCCTCGTTCCTGGTACTGGTACTGAGCGCGTTCACTGCCCTTGCCTCGGCTGGTGGCACCAACGACACGCTTGCCCAGAAGCATGCTACGCGTGGCATGGACGGTGTCCGTCACGTCCCCCACGTCCAGCGCATGGAGCGCCTGGCTCCCCGTGCCGGCCCCAAGCTGCGCTTCAACTACGGCCAGGACAAGGTCCGTGGTGTGAGCGTTGGTGGCTGGCTCGTGATTGAGAACTTCATCACTCCTTCCATCTACCAGAGCGCGAACGACAACCGCGTCATTGACGAGTGGTCGTTTGCCAAGTACGTCGACCACGACCAGGCCGTCAGCACGCTGCGTGACCACTACGACAACTTTGTTACCGAGAAGGACTTTGAGGAGATCGCCTCGTACGGTCTCAACCACGTCCGCGTTCCGTTCCCTTACTGGGGTGTCAAGACCTACAAGGGCGACCCCTACCTGAAGGTCAACCAGTACGACAAGCTCAAGGAGGCTGCTGGCTGGGCCAAGAACCACAACCTCAAGATGGTCATTGAGCTGCACACGGtccccggcggcgccaaCCCCTACGACCACGGCGGCCACACGAACCACTCCAACTGGCTTGGTAACGACAAGTACGAGGGCCGCACCCTCGAGATCCTCCAGGAGCTCTCGAGCGAGTTTAGCCAGAGCAAGTACAGCGCCGTCAGCGCCATCTCGCTCGTGAACGAGCCCAACGGCGACGTGGAGAAGATCCGCAACTTTTACCAGCGCGGCTACAACGtcgtgcgctcgcccgACAATGACCAGTCGAACCTCCTTGTGATCATTGGCGACTCGTTCCTGAACCCCGCCCAGAACGACTACTGGCACAACAAGATGCAGCCCCCCAAGTACCAAGGCGTTGCGGTCGACACCCACGTGTACCGTCTCTTTGACCCCTCGTCGATCGCTCTGAGCCAGGATGACCGCATCTCGTACTACTGCTCGCTCAAGGGCGGCTTCCAGAACGCCAACTCGCAGCTCTGGTCGATGGTCGCCGAGTGGTCGCCTGCCTTTACCGACTGCGCCCCGGGCCTGAACGGCCGCTTCCAGGGCAGCCGCTACGAGGGCTCCTTCCCGGGCTCGacccgccgcggctcgtGCAAGAACAAGTCGGGCAACGCCAACAACTTCTCGGACGGTTTCAAGAAGAACCTCAAGAAGAACTGGGAGGCCCAGGCCGACGCCTACGAGGGCGGCCTCGGCTGGATCATGTGGACCTGGAAGACGGAGCACCACAACGCTGATGACTGGAGCTACCGGGCAGGTGTCAAGAACGGCTGGATCCCCCGCGACCCCACCCACCGCAGCTTCTCGTGCTAA
- a CDS encoding uncharacterized protein (EggNog:ENOG503NYR2; COG:T): MPVHPVPSGGPTSEAAVPATHQDWEPPPQFARYQIRRVASNDENLHRPMLGVDTQHLPRPESAVRVHSPLVPHAADTSPLLDGPEEKRLGRTASRILRLSRSFSRLGERKTSDGSGRGTPTPVSAQSRSTTPTLNTARSTPRLRSDSGQSTAGTTRMRTRTALLAARDSPDVSPTIDEMGQLYQHTPSPVWHEGDGWQKPPSRPSSRLERVRGALGSPSASPTVRLPLDLPSPTVHLNSPVETRAAKGVSPTDTRFSKGASPSDGRPRTSPNEVRMSPQDRRAALQDVRRIETPPPVPALPQSNPSGLGLTLDGQRVGPDELGEWPPMGSPSSPLDEDAAGLRRSKARAFQSPWKTTKRREKPLPSIDTPEEGQKRSNTNLRRLFKTGIVDEEEARRGAFRRRRSETRLASGGSDAPPLPPVDPSRDASPVASRPPIVHIPSPAAHARSASVAEASPAIASVPLAAPATIVRGASPALGATPAPARGASPALGSAVPLVLRPGGGPSVSYAPVTDPVGAAPPSLNPFRERADSLPALPASDAQDPARKRALLRQHILSELAETERTYAGDLEVVKGLYLAQARIYAGIKTPTTSMLAPSPHPQSGPTSPLPRTYSSRSTESADAKHWDHALHHPLSPKKRRDDRQSIHSLTSTEDEDGPSWAHPERTRRSPLVPERALPASPAPVAPLGVTDIHVIFAGLEPCAALASEMSSLLNAAVQHQDVQAVGSIFLQKMGQIEQVYALYCGRHEAAMARLSEVTTKNPAAAAFLAECDETSREHSRAWDLPSLLIKPVQRVLKYPLFLSSIVEQTDVREPCYPTLHAALQQIQLVADRINENKKRMEIVEQHGFVPPQAPRPSAFRRPPTALRKAKASPRPDEPPLTTDEGEYRALLERVDASERHLLSFSQECATWARSVRAMYTAQLHVADAWIAVYRTGDTRGVLSAIDRLVQFRAVLQHTLLDTVCARLDTELRRTVFATVHTVHTLLERPRMVMANRTAKEHEYRKYLAEAARKPTARPSTGARAFLSLHVQLMEELPALLRGIALVMDRCVMFFAEIQTAYYALVAEELHAFCTQYLPTAMTPNSASLTPTAATVRTPTEAREPPARPQRSEARPRVVRPSTPPSYPNEPAPAPSDTPNEHRTRHTPTPSVVTAHTTLEPLSPIERSRWRDSMQASSVGHMSFRDARTSFSDVSRSSYGDASSLGDLNTLPDYRFPTR, from the coding sequence ATGCCGGTGCACCCTGTTCCGAGCGGGGGCCCCACGTCCGAGGCCGCTGTGCCAGCCACGCACCAGGACTGGGAGCCTCCGCCCCAGTTTGCACGATACCAAATTCGCCGCGTAGCTTCCAACGACGAGAACCTGCACCGGCCGATGCTAGGCGTCGATACACAGCACCTGCCGCGCCCCGAGAGTGCCGTGCGTGTACACAGCCCGCTGGTGCCGCATGCCGCGGACACCTCGCCACTGCTAGATGGCCCGGAAGAGAAGCGGCTGGgacgcaccgcctcgcgtatcctgcgcctctcgcgctcgttttcgcgcctcggcgaacGCAAGACATCGGACGGCAGCGGGCGGGGGACGCCCACGCCCGTGAGCGCGCAGAGCCGCAGCACGACACCGACATTGAAtaccgcacgctcgaccccgcgcctgcgctcaGACTCGGGGCAGAGCACCGCGGGGACGACTcggatgcgcacgcgcaccgcgctcctcgccgcaCGCGACTCGCCCGACGTCTCGCCGACGATCGACGAGATGGGCCAGCTCTACCAGCACACGCCGAGCCCTGTGTGGCACGAGGGCGACGGATGGCAAAAACCGCCTTCGCGGCCGTCTAGCAGGCTCGAACGCGTACGAGGGGCACTgggctcgccgagcgcctcgccgacggtgcgcctgccgctcgacctccCGTCGCCCACCGTGCACCTCAACTCGCcggtcgagacgcgcgcggccaagGGAGTCTCGCCAACCGATACGCGCTTTTCCAagggcgcctcgccgagcgacggccggccacgcacctcgcccaACGAGGTGCGCATGTCGCCACAGGaccgtcgcgcagcactgcaggacgtgcgccgcatcgagacgccgccgccggtgccggcaCTGCCACAAAGCAACCCCAGTGGCCTGGGCCTCACGCTCGACGGACAGCGCGTGGGgcccgacgagctcggcgagtgGCCGCCGATGGGCTCGCCGTCTTCGCCTCTCGACGAAGACGCGgcgggcctgcgccgctcgaaaGCACGCGCGTTCCAGTCGCCATGGAAGACgaccaagcgccgcgagaaGCCGCTGCCTTCCATCGACACGCCAGAAGAGGGGCAGAAACGCAGCAATACgaacctgcgccgcctctttAAGACGGGCATTgtcgacgaggaagaggcgcgTCGGGGGGCGTTCCGGCGGCGAAGGTCCGAGACACGCCTCGCGtcgggcggcagcgacgcgccgcccctGCCGCCGGTCGATCCGAGCAgggacgcgtcgccggtcgcgaGCCGCCCACCGATTGTACATATTCCCTCGCCAGCTGCACACgcgcggtcggcgtcggttgccgaggcgtcgcccgcgatcgccagcgtgccgctcgctgcgccggccacgattgtgcgcggcgcatcacccgcgctcggcgcgaccccggcgccggcgcgcggcgcatcgcctgcgctcggcagtgccgtgccgctcgtgctgcgcccTGGCGGTGGCCCGTCGGTGAGCTACGCGCCAGTGACGGAcccggtcggcgcggcgcccccGTCGCTGAACCCcttccgcgagcgcgccgactcgCTGCCCGCGCTcccggcgagcgacgcgcaggATCCGGCAcgcaagcgcgcgctgctgcggcaGCACATCCTGagcgagctcgccgagaccgAGCGCACCTATGCCGGGGACCTCGAGGTGGTAAAGGGCCTGTACCTCGCCCAAGCGCGCATCTATGCCGGGATCaagacgccgacgacgtcgatGCTGGCGCCGTCCCCCCACCCCCAAAGCGGGCCTACGTCGCCGCTCCCCCGGACCTactcgagccgctcgaccgAGAGCGCGGACGCAAAGCACTGGGaccatgcgctgcaccacCCCCTGTCGCCAAagaagcggcgcgacgaccgccaGTCGATCCACTCGCTCACCTCgaccgaggacgaggacggccCGTCGTGGGCGCACCCCGagcggacgcgccgctcgccgctggtgcccgagcgtgcgctgccaGCGAGCCCCGCGCctgtcgcgccgctcggcgtgaCGGATATCCATGTGATCTTTGCCGGGCTcgagccgtgcgcggcgctggcgagCGAGATGAGCTCGCTGCTCAATGCGGCCGTCCAGCACCAGGACGTGCAGGCGGTCGGCTCCATCTTTCTGCAAAAGATGGGCCAGATCGAGCAGGTCTATGCGCTCTACTGCGGCCGCCACGAGGCGGCGATGGCGCGCCTGAGCGAAGTCACGACCAAAAACcccgctgctgcggcgtTCCTCGCAGAGTGCGACGagacgtcgcgcgagcaCTCCCGGGCATGGGACCTCCCGTCGCTGCTCATCAAGCCCGTCCAGCGCGTACTGAAATACCCCCTGTTTCTGAGCAGCATCGTGGAGCAgaccgacgtgcgcgagccgTGCTATCCcacgctgcacgccgccctGCAGCAGATCCAGCTGGTGGCGGACCGCATCAACGAAAACAAGAAACGGATGGAGattgtcgagcagcacgggTTTGtgccgccgcaggcgccgcggccgtcggcgtttcggcgcccgccgacggcgctgcgcaaggccaaggcgtcgccgcgccccgacgagccgccgctcaCCACCGACGAAGGCGAGtaccgtgcgctgctggagcgcgtcgacgcgagcgagcgccacCTGCTCTCCTTCTCGCAAGAGTGTGCGACGTGGGCGCGCAGCGTACGGGCAATGTACACAGCCCagctgcacgtcgccgacgcatGGATCGCCGTGTACAGAACGGGCGATACGCGCGGCGTCCTCTCGGCGATCGACCGACTGGTGCAATTccgcgcggtgctgcagcacacgctcctcgacacgGTGTGTGCGCGGCTCGATacggagctgcgccgcaccgtGTTTGCGACCGTGCACACCGTGcacacgctcctcgagcggccgcgcatGGTGATGGCGAACCGCACTGCCAAGGAGCACGAATACCGCAAgtacctcgccgaggctgCACGCAAGCCgaccgcgcggccgagcactggcgcgcgcgcctttcTCTCGCTCCACGTCCAGCTCATGGAGGAGCTCCCGGCGCTGCTACGGGGCATTGCATTGGTCATGGACCGCTGCGTGATGTTCTTCGCAGAGATCCAGACCGCGTACTACGCTTTGGTCGCCGAAGAGCTGCACGCATTCTGCACACAGTACCTGCCGACGGCCATGACGCCAaacagcgcgtcgctcacgcCGACCGCTGCAACAGTCCGCACGCCGACTGAGGCAAGAGAgccgccggcacgcccgcagcgcagcgaggcaCGCCCGCGTGTCGTGCGGCCAAGCACACCGCCGTCGTACCCGAACGaaccggcaccggcgccaaGCGATACGCCCAACGAGCACCGCACACGGCACACACcgacgccgtcggtcgtcacggcgcacacgacgctcgagccgctctCGCCGATCGAGCGCTCGCGGTGGCGCGACAGCATGCAGGCGTCGAGTGTTGGGCACATGTCCTTCCGCGATGCACGCACATCGTTTAGCGAcgtctcgcgctcgtcgtacGGCGATGCGAGCTCGCTGGGCGACCTCAACACACTTCCCGACTATAGATTTCCGACGCGGTAG
- a CDS encoding uncharacterized protein (COG:Z; EggNog:ENOG503NYV1) has product MDAHAPRTRPNPRDYIQTAATGNALSRRAAIYGASNIVLGGKCIVEHRAILRGDLQRTVRAEGDERSSAVVIAMGRYGHVGEHAVLRPPHKTYKGLFSYFPLRLGDHVTIGARTVVEAAQIGSHVEIGADCVLGAFCIVRDAAVILDGAVLAPHTIVPSMTIFGGSPARIVDRLPESFEDQCEARSREAYGAFRAALGHRP; this is encoded by the exons ATGGACGCCCACGCCCCACGCACCCGCCCCAACCCACGCGACTATATCCAGACAGCCGCGACCGGCAATGCGCtctcgcggcgtgccgcgatCTATGGCGCGTCCAACATCGTGCTCGGTGGTAAGTgcatcgtcgagcaccgtgcgattctgcgcggcgatttgcagcgcacggtacgcgccgagggcgacgagcgctcGAGTGCCGTCGTGATTGCCATGGGGCGCTACGGacacgtcggcgagcacgccgtgctgcgcccgcCGCACAAGACCTACAAAGG TCTCTTTTCCTACTttccgctgcgcctcggcgaccacGTCACGATCGGTGCACGAACCGtggtcgaggccgcgcaaATCGGCAGCCATGTCGAGATCGGCGCTGACTGCGTCCTG GGCGCCTTTTgcatcgtgcgcgacgcggcggtgatcctcgacggcgccgtTCTCGCACCCCATACGATCGTTCCCAGCATGACCATCTTTGGCGGCTCGCCAG CGCGCATCGTAGACCGCCTCCCCGAGTCGTTTGAGGATCAGTGCGAAGCACGCAGCCGCGAAGCCTACGGCGCAtttcgcgctgcgctcggacATCGCCCGTAG